The proteins below are encoded in one region of Candidatus Palauibacter soopunensis:
- a CDS encoding BrnT family toxin → MEFEWDEAKNQTNIRKHGIGFDTAKRIFEGTVATSPDRRRDYGEERRISIGRVEPGALIVVAHTERRGRIRLISARPASRKERRVYHERTLR, encoded by the coding sequence ATGGAATTCGAGTGGGACGAGGCCAAGAACCAGACGAACATCCGCAAGCACGGCATCGGGTTCGACACCGCGAAGCGCATCTTCGAGGGGACCGTCGCAACGTCGCCCGACCGTCGCCGGGACTACGGCGAGGAGCGCCGCATCAGCATAGGCCGGGTCGAGCCCGGAGCGCTGATCGTGGTGGCCCACACCGAGCGCCGCGGGCGCATCCGTCTGATCTCCGCCCGCCCGGCGTCGCGGAAGGAAAGGAGAGTCTACCATGAGCGGACGCTACGATAG
- a CDS encoding BrnA antitoxin family protein has protein sequence MSGRYDRPLTPEQIAGVKDEGIDFSDIPELDEGFWERAELVEPDLTDQITMRVKRSVLAYFKAPGKGYQTRMNRVLESYVRHRTGESADTGTGAGR, from the coding sequence ATGAGCGGACGCTACGATAGGCCCCTCACGCCCGAGCAGATCGCGGGGGTGAAGGACGAGGGGATCGACTTCAGCGACATCCCGGAACTGGACGAGGGGTTCTGGGAGCGGGCGGAACTCGTCGAGCCGGACCTGACCGACCAGATCACCATGCGCGTGAAGCGCTCCGTGCTGGCCTACTTCAAGGCACCGGGGAAGGGCTACCAGACGCGAATGAACCGCGTGCTGGAGAGCTACGTTCGGCACCGGACGGGGGAATCCGCCGACACCGGGACGGGTGCGGGCCGCTGA
- a CDS encoding tyrosine-type recombinase/integrase, which translates to MMARTKRSRRSYGAGEWGRNRVRIFPDPKTGNFQIEWRENGRRRSRSLGHRDWPRAKKQADEFAAGFVGPDLNGKQEAEPEPLKLGELFDIYGEEVTPTKGWKARGYDRTAMRMFLRFFGRNRDPATLSQRDWDRFIRERRAGRIGPSGRPVSDRMVEYDLKFLIAVLNWAARSRDDRGRLLLDRNPLKGLRKPTEKNPTRVVLTEEEYRALLEVSGRVDWRFRVALVLAHETGHRIGAIRQLRWSDISFEGGTILWRAEHDKSGHEHVTPVTTEALEALEGARRSNPGLGDAPVLPAPKSPSKCMGSALGQGWWVRAEKLAGLEPKPGRGWHSLRRKFASDLMDQPLKVLCELGGWKTAKTVLQCYQKADEGQLRKALEARRRSRG; encoded by the coding sequence ATGATGGCACGCACGAAACGAAGTCGGCGCTCGTACGGCGCCGGCGAATGGGGCCGGAACCGGGTCCGGATCTTCCCGGACCCGAAGACCGGCAACTTCCAGATTGAGTGGCGCGAGAACGGACGAAGGCGGAGCCGGTCGCTCGGACACCGCGATTGGCCGAGGGCGAAGAAGCAGGCGGACGAATTCGCCGCGGGCTTCGTCGGCCCGGACCTGAACGGCAAGCAGGAAGCCGAGCCCGAGCCGCTCAAGCTGGGCGAGCTTTTTGACATCTACGGCGAGGAGGTGACGCCCACCAAGGGCTGGAAGGCTCGGGGGTACGACCGGACCGCCATGCGCATGTTCCTCCGGTTCTTCGGACGGAACCGCGACCCGGCCACCCTGTCACAGAGGGACTGGGACCGCTTCATTCGGGAACGGCGGGCGGGCAGGATCGGACCGAGCGGCAGGCCGGTGAGCGACCGCATGGTCGAATACGACCTGAAGTTCCTGATCGCGGTTCTGAATTGGGCCGCGAGGTCGAGGGACGACCGGGGCCGCCTGCTCTTGGACAGGAACCCGCTCAAGGGCCTCAGGAAGCCCACGGAGAAGAACCCCACCCGGGTGGTGCTAACGGAGGAGGAATACCGGGCGCTGCTGGAAGTCTCCGGGCGGGTGGACTGGCGGTTCCGCGTTGCGCTCGTGCTCGCGCACGAAACCGGCCACCGGATCGGCGCAATCCGCCAGCTTCGGTGGTCCGACATCTCCTTCGAGGGAGGGACCATCCTCTGGCGGGCCGAGCACGACAAGTCGGGGCACGAGCACGTCACGCCCGTTACCACCGAGGCGCTCGAAGCTTTGGAAGGAGCGCGAAGGAGCAACCCAGGACTTGGGGACGCTCCGGTGCTGCCCGCGCCCAAGAGTCCATCGAAGTGCATGGGGTCGGCGCTCGGGCAGGGGTGGTGGGTCAGGGCCGAGAAGCTGGCGGGGCTGGAGCCCAAGCCGGGAAGGGGCTGGCACTCGCTTCGACGGAAGTTTGCCAGCGACCTGATGGACCAGCCGCTCAAGGTGCTGTGTGAGCTGGGAGGATGGAAGACCGCCAAGACGGTGCTTCAGTGCTATCAGAAGGCCGACGAAGGACAGCTTCGGAAGGCGCTGGAAGCCCGCAGAAGGTCTCGCGGCTAG